In Hevea brasiliensis isolate MT/VB/25A 57/8 chromosome 13, ASM3005281v1, whole genome shotgun sequence, a single genomic region encodes these proteins:
- the LOC110667766 gene encoding putative receptor-like protein kinase At3g47110 isoform X1, producing MTFSVKCIVLFFLMGLSFQVPSTDAAPTGGGNETDHHALLEFKAKIVYDPQNTTTSWNDSTHFCNWEGVICGRRHKRVTTLDLHSKGLVGNLSPYIGNMSFLRAITLQNNSLQGEIPSELGRLFRLQLLDLSNNSFEGKIPSNLSKCLNMSFLGLAYNKLVGKIPVELAALSKLKLIVIHANYLSGGIPPFLGNFSSLETLSARGNFLSGNIPHSLGQLKYLSSIGLGSNNLSGIVPQAIYNISSITILSVSNNSLHGSLPSNIGLLLPHLQVLQMSRNHFSGSIPGSLSNATKLQRILLQQNKFNGKVNVDFGGLQQLYRLFLSRNNLGNKGGNDLDFITSLLNCTNLKDVDMSYNQFKGVLPNFVGNLSSSLEWLSMHFNQIGGSLPRWLSMLVSLQYVNIAYNQIMGTIPIELGKLSRLVDLILNDNRLYGPIPSSLGNISSLGEIRLFRNNLQGNIPSSLGNCPKLLFMSLSQNNLSGSIPKQLFPFQSMLVSLALDQNHLDGSLPSEIGNLFNLKELHVAKNMLSGNIPNDLGRCNSLELLYMGNNNLQGNMPPSLASLKGLRIFDLSHNNFSGEIPEYLEKFALEYVDLSFNNFDGDVPVKGVFANASAISIVGNNRLCGGIPELQLPRCPVEASKRSRLRTIKIVVIIISCALGIIMLSIAMYYKSKKKKRDQSPTSLEINSFQRISYEMILKATDGFSSANLIGVGCFGSVYKATFEEDGAIAVVKVLNLQQRGAANTFIAECKALRNVRHRNLVKLMSSCSSIDFKGNDFRALVYDYMPNGNLKKKLHTDLERCVDLIDEQPSLSLLQRLSIAIDVGNGLDYLHHHCHQPIVHCDLKPSNILLDNDMVAYIGDFGLAKFLPHLTNPTQSSSFGVRGTIGYAAPEYGLGSEVSTSGDVYSYGILLLEMVTGKEPTDDIFVEGLNLHNFAKMALPNQVLEIVDPTLLQEDEGLKNNHSPKQAINDSKVECLICMINVGVACSMESPQDRMDISDAIKDLYLVRNNYMEARIEPPLYCTAA from the exons ATGACATTTTCTGTGAAATGCATTGTTCTCTTCTTCCTTATGGGGCTGAGCTTCCAAGTTCCCTCCACTGATGCTGCTCCAACTGGTGGTGGGAATGAGACAGATCATCATGCTTTGCTAGAATTCAAGGCAAAGATTGTTTATGACCCCCAAAACACGACGACTTCATGGAATGATTCTACCCATTTCTGTAATTGGGAAGGTGTCATATGTGGTCGCAGACACAAAAGAGTCACCACACTAGATCTTCATTCTAAAGGCTTGGTGGGTAACTTGTCTCCTTATATCGGAAACATGAGTTTCCTTAGGGCTATCACACTACAAAACAATAGCCTTCAAGGTGAAATCCCTTCAGAACTAGGTCGTTTGTTCAGGCTGCAACTTCTAGATCTTAGCAACAACTCATTTGAAGGGAAAATTCCATCCAACTTGTCCAAATGCTTGAACATGAGTTTTCTTGGATTAGCTTACAACAAGCTGGTTGGAAAAATTCCAGTAGAGCTTGCAGCTTTGTCCAAGCTTAAACTAATTGTAATTCATGCTAATTATTTGAGCGGGGGCATACCACCATTTTTGGGAAACTTTAGCTCGCTTGAAACTTTGTCAGCTCGCGGAAATTTCTTGAGTGGAAATATTCCACATTCTTTGGGTCAACTCAAGTACTTGTCATCTATTGGGCTTGGAAGCAATAACCTCTCAGGTATTGTCCCACAAGCCATTTATAATATATCCTCCATCACAATATTATCTGTATCAAATAATTCTCTCCATGGAAGTCTTCCATCAAATATTGGCCTCCTCCTACCTCATCTTCAGGTATTACAAATGTCAAGAAACCATTTTAGTGGATCCATTCCAGGATCATTATCCAATGCCACCAAACTCCAACGAATTCTTTTACAGCAAAACAAATTCAATGGGAAAGTAAATGTTGATTTTGGAGGATTACAACAACTTTACAGGTTATTTTTGAGTCGTAACAATCTTGGAAACAAGGGAGGTAATGATTTGGATTTTATCACTTCTTTACTGAATTGTACCAATTTGAAAGATGTGGATATGTCCTACAATCAGTTTAAGGGAGTATTACCAAATTTTGTGGGCAATCTATCTTCATCCCTTGAATGGCTATCAATGCACTTCAATCAAATAGGTGGAAGCCTCCCTCGGTGGTTATCAATGCTTGTTAGCTTACAATATGTGAATATAGCATATAACCAAATTATGGGTACCATTCCCATTGAATTAGGTAAGCTTTCAAGACTAGTAGATCTTATACTCAATGATAATAGATTATATGGACCAATTCCTTCATCTTTAGGAAACATATCATCATTGGGTGAAATTCGATTATTTCGCAATAATTTACAAGGCAACATTCCCTCTAGCCTTGGAAATtgcccaaaattattatttatgtcTCTTTCTCAGAACAATCTTAGCGGCTCCATACCTAAACAGCTTTTTCCTTTCCAGTCCATGCTAGTTTCCTTAGCACTAGATCAGAACCACTTAGATGGATCCCTCCCATCAGAAAttggaaatttattcaatttGAAGGAATTGCATGTTGCTAAAAACATGTTGTCTGGCAATATTCCAAATGACCTTGGTCGGTGCAATAGCCTTGAGTTGCTTTACATGGGCAATAACAACTTACAAGGAAACATGCCTCCATCTTTGGCCTCTTTAAAAGGTCTAAGAATTTTTGATTTGTCTCACAACAATTTTTCTGGTGAGATTCCAGAATACCTAGAGAAATTTGCATTGGAATATGTTGATTTATCTTTCAACAATTTTGATGGTGATGTTCCCGTCAAAGGAGTTTTCGCAAATGCTAGTGCAATATCAATTGTAGGAAACAATAGGCTTTGTGGGGGTATACCAGAGCTACAATTGCCAAGATGCCCTGTTGAAGCATCAAAAAGAAGCAGATTGCGAACTATCAAAATAGTTGTGATCATCATCTCTTGTGCTTTGGGCATTATCATGCTATCAATTGCCATGTATTACAAAtccaagaagaagaaaagagaccAATCTCCCACTTCCTTAGAAATAAATTCATTTCAGaggatttcatatgaaatgattCTTAAGGCAACTGACGGGTTCTCTTCAGCAAATTTGATTGGCGTGGGTTGTTTTGGATCTGTCTATAAAGCTACTTTTGAGGAGGATGGAGCAATTGCTGTAGTGAAAGTACTCAACCTTCAACAACGAGGCGCTGCAAACACTTTTATAGCTGAATGCAAAGCCTTGAGAAATGTACGTCATCGAAATCTTGTCAAGTTAATGTCGTCTTGCTCCAGTATTGATTTCAAAGGAAATGATTTTAGGGCACTTGTTTATGACTACATGCCCAATGGGAATTTAAAGAAGAAGTTACATACAGACTTAGAAAGATGTGTTGACCTAATTGATGAACAACCAAGTCTAAGTCTTTTGCAGAGATTGAGCATTGCTATAGATGTTGGGAATGGGCTAGATTATCTTCATCACCATTGTCACCAGCCAATTGTTCATTGTGATCTAAAGCCAAGCAATATTCTTCTTGACAATGATATGGTAGCTTATATTGGAGATTTTGGACTAGCAAAGTTTCTTCCTCACCTAACAAATCCAACCCAAAGCAGCTCATTTGGAGTTAGAGGAACAATAGGTTATGCAGCTCCAG AGTACGGATTAGGAAGTGAGGTATCAACAAGTGGAGATGTTTATAGTTATGGAATCCTATTAttagagatggtgacaggaaaaGAACCCACTGATGATATTTTTGTAGAAGGTCTTAACCTTCACAACTTTGCAAAGATGGCATTGCCCAACCAAGTGTTGGAGATTGTAGACCCAACACTTTTACAAGAAGATGAAGGATTAAAAAACAATCACAGTCCAAAACAAGCAATAAATGATAGCAAAGTTGAATGCCTAATTTGCATGATCAATGTCGGGGTAGCATGTTCCATGGAGTCTCCTCAAGATAGAATGGACATAAGCGATGCAATCAAAGATTTATATTTAGTCAGAAACAATTATATGGAAGCTAGAATAGAGCCACCTTTGTATTGTA CAGCTGCATGA
- the LOC110667766 gene encoding putative receptor-like protein kinase At3g47110 isoform X2, translating to MTFSVKCIVLFFLMGLSFQVPSTDAAPTGGGNETDHHALLEFKAKIVYDPQNTTTSWNDSTHFCNWEGVICGRRHKRVTTLDLHSKGLVGNLSPYIGNMSFLRAITLQNNSLQGEIPSELGRLFRLQLLDLSNNSFEGKIPSNLSKCLNMSFLGLAYNKLVGKIPVELAALSKLKLIVIHANYLSGGIPPFLGNFSSLETLSARGNFLSGNIPHSLGQLKYLSSIGLGSNNLSGIVPQAIYNISSITILSVSNNSLHGSLPSNIGLLLPHLQVLQMSRNHFSGSIPGSLSNATKLQRILLQQNKFNGKVNVDFGGLQQLYRLFLSRNNLGNKGGNDLDFITSLLNCTNLKDVDMSYNQFKGVLPNFVGNLSSSLEWLSMHFNQIGGSLPRWLSMLVSLQYVNIAYNQIMGTIPIELGKLSRLVDLILNDNRLYGPIPSSLGNISSLGEIRLFRNNLQGNIPSSLGNCPKLLFMSLSQNNLSGSIPKQLFPFQSMLVSLALDQNHLDGSLPSEIGNLFNLKELHVAKNMLSGNIPNDLGRCNSLELLYMGNNNLQGNMPPSLASLKGLRIFDLSHNNFSGEIPEYLEKFALEYVDLSFNNFDGDVPVKGVFANASAISIVGNNRLCGGIPELQLPRCPVEASKRSRLRTIKIVVIIISCALGIIMLSIAMYYKSKKKKRDQSPTSLEINSFQRISYEMILKATDGFSSANLIGVGCFGSVYKATFEEDGAIAVVKVLNLQQRGAANTFIAECKALRNVRHRNLVKLMSSCSSIDFKGNDFRALVYDYMPNGNLKKKLHTDLERCVDLIDEQPSLSLLQRLSIAIDVGNGLDYLHHHCHQPIVHCDLKPSNILLDNDMVAYIGDFGLAKFLPHLTNPTQSSSFGVRGTIGYAAPEYGLGSEVSTSGDVYSYGILLLEMVTGKEPTDDIFVEGLNLHNFAKMALPNQVLEIVDPTLLQEDEGLKNNHSPKQAINDSKVECLICMINVGVACSMESPQDRMDISDAIKDLYLVRNNYMEARIEPPLYCTA from the exons ATGACATTTTCTGTGAAATGCATTGTTCTCTTCTTCCTTATGGGGCTGAGCTTCCAAGTTCCCTCCACTGATGCTGCTCCAACTGGTGGTGGGAATGAGACAGATCATCATGCTTTGCTAGAATTCAAGGCAAAGATTGTTTATGACCCCCAAAACACGACGACTTCATGGAATGATTCTACCCATTTCTGTAATTGGGAAGGTGTCATATGTGGTCGCAGACACAAAAGAGTCACCACACTAGATCTTCATTCTAAAGGCTTGGTGGGTAACTTGTCTCCTTATATCGGAAACATGAGTTTCCTTAGGGCTATCACACTACAAAACAATAGCCTTCAAGGTGAAATCCCTTCAGAACTAGGTCGTTTGTTCAGGCTGCAACTTCTAGATCTTAGCAACAACTCATTTGAAGGGAAAATTCCATCCAACTTGTCCAAATGCTTGAACATGAGTTTTCTTGGATTAGCTTACAACAAGCTGGTTGGAAAAATTCCAGTAGAGCTTGCAGCTTTGTCCAAGCTTAAACTAATTGTAATTCATGCTAATTATTTGAGCGGGGGCATACCACCATTTTTGGGAAACTTTAGCTCGCTTGAAACTTTGTCAGCTCGCGGAAATTTCTTGAGTGGAAATATTCCACATTCTTTGGGTCAACTCAAGTACTTGTCATCTATTGGGCTTGGAAGCAATAACCTCTCAGGTATTGTCCCACAAGCCATTTATAATATATCCTCCATCACAATATTATCTGTATCAAATAATTCTCTCCATGGAAGTCTTCCATCAAATATTGGCCTCCTCCTACCTCATCTTCAGGTATTACAAATGTCAAGAAACCATTTTAGTGGATCCATTCCAGGATCATTATCCAATGCCACCAAACTCCAACGAATTCTTTTACAGCAAAACAAATTCAATGGGAAAGTAAATGTTGATTTTGGAGGATTACAACAACTTTACAGGTTATTTTTGAGTCGTAACAATCTTGGAAACAAGGGAGGTAATGATTTGGATTTTATCACTTCTTTACTGAATTGTACCAATTTGAAAGATGTGGATATGTCCTACAATCAGTTTAAGGGAGTATTACCAAATTTTGTGGGCAATCTATCTTCATCCCTTGAATGGCTATCAATGCACTTCAATCAAATAGGTGGAAGCCTCCCTCGGTGGTTATCAATGCTTGTTAGCTTACAATATGTGAATATAGCATATAACCAAATTATGGGTACCATTCCCATTGAATTAGGTAAGCTTTCAAGACTAGTAGATCTTATACTCAATGATAATAGATTATATGGACCAATTCCTTCATCTTTAGGAAACATATCATCATTGGGTGAAATTCGATTATTTCGCAATAATTTACAAGGCAACATTCCCTCTAGCCTTGGAAATtgcccaaaattattatttatgtcTCTTTCTCAGAACAATCTTAGCGGCTCCATACCTAAACAGCTTTTTCCTTTCCAGTCCATGCTAGTTTCCTTAGCACTAGATCAGAACCACTTAGATGGATCCCTCCCATCAGAAAttggaaatttattcaatttGAAGGAATTGCATGTTGCTAAAAACATGTTGTCTGGCAATATTCCAAATGACCTTGGTCGGTGCAATAGCCTTGAGTTGCTTTACATGGGCAATAACAACTTACAAGGAAACATGCCTCCATCTTTGGCCTCTTTAAAAGGTCTAAGAATTTTTGATTTGTCTCACAACAATTTTTCTGGTGAGATTCCAGAATACCTAGAGAAATTTGCATTGGAATATGTTGATTTATCTTTCAACAATTTTGATGGTGATGTTCCCGTCAAAGGAGTTTTCGCAAATGCTAGTGCAATATCAATTGTAGGAAACAATAGGCTTTGTGGGGGTATACCAGAGCTACAATTGCCAAGATGCCCTGTTGAAGCATCAAAAAGAAGCAGATTGCGAACTATCAAAATAGTTGTGATCATCATCTCTTGTGCTTTGGGCATTATCATGCTATCAATTGCCATGTATTACAAAtccaagaagaagaaaagagaccAATCTCCCACTTCCTTAGAAATAAATTCATTTCAGaggatttcatatgaaatgattCTTAAGGCAACTGACGGGTTCTCTTCAGCAAATTTGATTGGCGTGGGTTGTTTTGGATCTGTCTATAAAGCTACTTTTGAGGAGGATGGAGCAATTGCTGTAGTGAAAGTACTCAACCTTCAACAACGAGGCGCTGCAAACACTTTTATAGCTGAATGCAAAGCCTTGAGAAATGTACGTCATCGAAATCTTGTCAAGTTAATGTCGTCTTGCTCCAGTATTGATTTCAAAGGAAATGATTTTAGGGCACTTGTTTATGACTACATGCCCAATGGGAATTTAAAGAAGAAGTTACATACAGACTTAGAAAGATGTGTTGACCTAATTGATGAACAACCAAGTCTAAGTCTTTTGCAGAGATTGAGCATTGCTATAGATGTTGGGAATGGGCTAGATTATCTTCATCACCATTGTCACCAGCCAATTGTTCATTGTGATCTAAAGCCAAGCAATATTCTTCTTGACAATGATATGGTAGCTTATATTGGAGATTTTGGACTAGCAAAGTTTCTTCCTCACCTAACAAATCCAACCCAAAGCAGCTCATTTGGAGTTAGAGGAACAATAGGTTATGCAGCTCCAG AGTACGGATTAGGAAGTGAGGTATCAACAAGTGGAGATGTTTATAGTTATGGAATCCTATTAttagagatggtgacaggaaaaGAACCCACTGATGATATTTTTGTAGAAGGTCTTAACCTTCACAACTTTGCAAAGATGGCATTGCCCAACCAAGTGTTGGAGATTGTAGACCCAACACTTTTACAAGAAGATGAAGGATTAAAAAACAATCACAGTCCAAAACAAGCAATAAATGATAGCAAAGTTGAATGCCTAATTTGCATGATCAATGTCGGGGTAGCATGTTCCATGGAGTCTCCTCAAGATAGAATGGACATAAGCGATGCAATCAAAGATTTATATTTAGTCAGAAACAATTATATGGAAGCTAGAATAGAGCCACCTTTGTATTGTA CTGCATGA